One stretch of Armigeres subalbatus isolate Guangzhou_Male chromosome 2, GZ_Asu_2, whole genome shotgun sequence DNA includes these proteins:
- the LOC134213296 gene encoding bone morphogenetic protein receptor type-1B isoform X1, which yields MAASSASVGVVILVFILLYSDAVGASDTESRDVDNQANGNARPLQCYCEGHCPGNLQNGTCETRPGGSCFATVQEVTDEETGLTVPEWSHGCMPPEQNGGLLQCKVGVQSPQIHGKSIVCCDTEDFCNKDLLPEYVPKTTTPPPMSNVTGDNIYHTLALFAVAVVCLAGFIAIVIAIYVFYKKREKRKPHCLIDSSCNPNLSPLADLVEQSSGSGSGLPLLVQRTIAKQIQMVHSVGKGRYGEVWLAKWRDERVAVKIFHTTEEASWFRETEIYQTVLMRHENILGFIAADIKGTGSWTQMLLITDYHELGSLYDYLQKRVLNPHMLKTLALSLASGLAHLHTEIFGTPGKPAIAHRDIKSKNILVKRNGQCAIADFGLAVKYSSESDEIEIAKNTRVGTRRYMAPEALNETLDTTVFESFKQADMYSLGLVFWEMSRRCISTIRGTKNTTCEDYALPYQDVVPSDPSFEDMYAVVCGKGVRPPIPQRWQDEEILVVLSKMMQECWHPNPAVRLTALRVKKTLVKLETDCSIKIV from the exons CACGCCCCCTACAATGTTACTGCGAAGGCCACTGCCCGGGAAATTTACAGAACGGAACCTGCGAGACTCGGCCCGGTGGATCGTGCTTTGCCACAGTGCAGGAAGTAACCGATGAGGAAACGGGCCTAACCGTACCGGAATGGAGCCACGGATGTATGCCGCCGGAGCAGAATGGGGGACTATTGCAG TGCAAAGTCGGTGTCCAATCTCCGCAAATCCACGGCAAATCGATCGTCTGCTGCGACACAGAAGACTTCTGCAACAAAGATCTCCTGCCCGAGTACGTGCCGAAAACAACCACCCCGCCCCCGATGTCCAACGTGACCGGAGACAACATCTATCACACCCTTGCACTGTTTGCAGTCGCCGTGGTTTGTCTGGCGGGTTTTATAGCGATCGTTATCGCCATCTACGTGTTTTACAAAAAGCGCGAGAAGAGGAAACCTCACTGCCTGATTGATTCCTCCTGCAATCCCAACCTGTCGCCGTTGGCCGATTTGGTTGAACAAAGCAGTGGATCCGGATCGGGGCTACCTCTTCTGGTTCAGCGGACCATCGCAAAGCAAATCCAAATGGTACACTCCGTCGGAAAGGGACGATACGGTGAGGTCTGGCTAGCCAAATGGCGTGACGAAAGGGTTGCCGTTAAGATCTTCCACACCACCGAGGAAGCATCCTGGTTCCGGGAGACGGAAATCTACCAGACTGTGCTGATGAGACACGAGAACATTCTTGGATTTATTGCGGCCGACATCAAGGGAACTGGCTCGTGGACGCAGATGTTGCTCATCACTGACTACCATGAGTTGGGAAGCTTGTACGACTACCTTCAGAAACGTGTGCTCAATCCACATATGCTTAAGACTTTAGCCCTATCTCTTGCGTCCGGACTGGCTCATCTCCATACAGAAATTTTTGGCACACCGGGAAAACCAGCCATCGCTCATCGGGACATAAAGAGTAAAAATATTCTCGTCAAACGCAATGGACAATGTGCGATTGCTGATTTTGGCCTCGCGGTTAAATATTCCAGCGAATCAGATGAAATCGAAATTGCCAAGAATACTCGCGTGGGAACGCGTCGCTACATGGCACCAGAAGCGCTGAACGAAACCTTGGACACCACAGTCTTCGAGAGCTTCAAGCAAGCCGACATGTACTCGCTGGGTTTGGTCTTCTGGGAAATGTCCCGTCGCTGCATCAGCACCATCCGCGGAACAAAGAACACAACTTGCGAGGACTACGCTCTGCCGTACCAAGATGTGGTTCCATCTGATCCCAGCTTCGAAGATATGTACGCAGTGGTGTGCGGGAAGGGTGTCCGTCCACCCATTCCACAGCGATGGCAAGACGAAGAAATACTCGTAGTATTGTCCAAGATGATGCAGGAATGCTGGCACCCGAATCCGGCCGTCCGATTGACAGCTCTACGGGTGAAGAAGACCCTCGTCAAGCTGGAGACAGACTGTTCGATTAAGATAGTTTAA
- the LOC134213296 gene encoding bone morphogenetic protein receptor type-1B isoform X2, protein MAASSASVGVVILVFILLYSDAVGASDTESRDVDNQANARPLQCYCEGHCPGNLQNGTCETRPGGSCFATVQEVTDEETGLTVPEWSHGCMPPEQNGGLLQCKVGVQSPQIHGKSIVCCDTEDFCNKDLLPEYVPKTTTPPPMSNVTGDNIYHTLALFAVAVVCLAGFIAIVIAIYVFYKKREKRKPHCLIDSSCNPNLSPLADLVEQSSGSGSGLPLLVQRTIAKQIQMVHSVGKGRYGEVWLAKWRDERVAVKIFHTTEEASWFRETEIYQTVLMRHENILGFIAADIKGTGSWTQMLLITDYHELGSLYDYLQKRVLNPHMLKTLALSLASGLAHLHTEIFGTPGKPAIAHRDIKSKNILVKRNGQCAIADFGLAVKYSSESDEIEIAKNTRVGTRRYMAPEALNETLDTTVFESFKQADMYSLGLVFWEMSRRCISTIRGTKNTTCEDYALPYQDVVPSDPSFEDMYAVVCGKGVRPPIPQRWQDEEILVVLSKMMQECWHPNPAVRLTALRVKKTLVKLETDCSIKIV, encoded by the exons CACGCCCCCTACAATGTTACTGCGAAGGCCACTGCCCGGGAAATTTACAGAACGGAACCTGCGAGACTCGGCCCGGTGGATCGTGCTTTGCCACAGTGCAGGAAGTAACCGATGAGGAAACGGGCCTAACCGTACCGGAATGGAGCCACGGATGTATGCCGCCGGAGCAGAATGGGGGACTATTGCAG TGCAAAGTCGGTGTCCAATCTCCGCAAATCCACGGCAAATCGATCGTCTGCTGCGACACAGAAGACTTCTGCAACAAAGATCTCCTGCCCGAGTACGTGCCGAAAACAACCACCCCGCCCCCGATGTCCAACGTGACCGGAGACAACATCTATCACACCCTTGCACTGTTTGCAGTCGCCGTGGTTTGTCTGGCGGGTTTTATAGCGATCGTTATCGCCATCTACGTGTTTTACAAAAAGCGCGAGAAGAGGAAACCTCACTGCCTGATTGATTCCTCCTGCAATCCCAACCTGTCGCCGTTGGCCGATTTGGTTGAACAAAGCAGTGGATCCGGATCGGGGCTACCTCTTCTGGTTCAGCGGACCATCGCAAAGCAAATCCAAATGGTACACTCCGTCGGAAAGGGACGATACGGTGAGGTCTGGCTAGCCAAATGGCGTGACGAAAGGGTTGCCGTTAAGATCTTCCACACCACCGAGGAAGCATCCTGGTTCCGGGAGACGGAAATCTACCAGACTGTGCTGATGAGACACGAGAACATTCTTGGATTTATTGCGGCCGACATCAAGGGAACTGGCTCGTGGACGCAGATGTTGCTCATCACTGACTACCATGAGTTGGGAAGCTTGTACGACTACCTTCAGAAACGTGTGCTCAATCCACATATGCTTAAGACTTTAGCCCTATCTCTTGCGTCCGGACTGGCTCATCTCCATACAGAAATTTTTGGCACACCGGGAAAACCAGCCATCGCTCATCGGGACATAAAGAGTAAAAATATTCTCGTCAAACGCAATGGACAATGTGCGATTGCTGATTTTGGCCTCGCGGTTAAATATTCCAGCGAATCAGATGAAATCGAAATTGCCAAGAATACTCGCGTGGGAACGCGTCGCTACATGGCACCAGAAGCGCTGAACGAAACCTTGGACACCACAGTCTTCGAGAGCTTCAAGCAAGCCGACATGTACTCGCTGGGTTTGGTCTTCTGGGAAATGTCCCGTCGCTGCATCAGCACCATCCGCGGAACAAAGAACACAACTTGCGAGGACTACGCTCTGCCGTACCAAGATGTGGTTCCATCTGATCCCAGCTTCGAAGATATGTACGCAGTGGTGTGCGGGAAGGGTGTCCGTCCACCCATTCCACAGCGATGGCAAGACGAAGAAATACTCGTAGTATTGTCCAAGATGATGCAGGAATGCTGGCACCCGAATCCGGCCGTCCGATTGACAGCTCTACGGGTGAAGAAGACCCTCGTCAAGCTGGAGACAGACTGTTCGATTAAGATAGTTTAA
- the LOC134213296 gene encoding bone morphogenetic protein receptor type-1B isoform X5, translating to MAPKYRKKKANARPLQCYCEGHCPGNLQNGTCETRPGGSCFATVQEVTDEETGLTVPEWSHGCMPPEQNGGLLQCKVGVQSPQIHGKSIVCCDTEDFCNKDLLPEYVPKTTTPPPMSNVTGDNIYHTLALFAVAVVCLAGFIAIVIAIYVFYKKREKRKPHCLIDSSCNPNLSPLADLVEQSSGSGSGLPLLVQRTIAKQIQMVHSVGKGRYGEVWLAKWRDERVAVKIFHTTEEASWFRETEIYQTVLMRHENILGFIAADIKGTGSWTQMLLITDYHELGSLYDYLQKRVLNPHMLKTLALSLASGLAHLHTEIFGTPGKPAIAHRDIKSKNILVKRNGQCAIADFGLAVKYSSESDEIEIAKNTRVGTRRYMAPEALNETLDTTVFESFKQADMYSLGLVFWEMSRRCISTIRGTKNTTCEDYALPYQDVVPSDPSFEDMYAVVCGKGVRPPIPQRWQDEEILVVLSKMMQECWHPNPAVRLTALRVKKTLVKLETDCSIKIV from the exons CACGCCCCCTACAATGTTACTGCGAAGGCCACTGCCCGGGAAATTTACAGAACGGAACCTGCGAGACTCGGCCCGGTGGATCGTGCTTTGCCACAGTGCAGGAAGTAACCGATGAGGAAACGGGCCTAACCGTACCGGAATGGAGCCACGGATGTATGCCGCCGGAGCAGAATGGGGGACTATTGCAG TGCAAAGTCGGTGTCCAATCTCCGCAAATCCACGGCAAATCGATCGTCTGCTGCGACACAGAAGACTTCTGCAACAAAGATCTCCTGCCCGAGTACGTGCCGAAAACAACCACCCCGCCCCCGATGTCCAACGTGACCGGAGACAACATCTATCACACCCTTGCACTGTTTGCAGTCGCCGTGGTTTGTCTGGCGGGTTTTATAGCGATCGTTATCGCCATCTACGTGTTTTACAAAAAGCGCGAGAAGAGGAAACCTCACTGCCTGATTGATTCCTCCTGCAATCCCAACCTGTCGCCGTTGGCCGATTTGGTTGAACAAAGCAGTGGATCCGGATCGGGGCTACCTCTTCTGGTTCAGCGGACCATCGCAAAGCAAATCCAAATGGTACACTCCGTCGGAAAGGGACGATACGGTGAGGTCTGGCTAGCCAAATGGCGTGACGAAAGGGTTGCCGTTAAGATCTTCCACACCACCGAGGAAGCATCCTGGTTCCGGGAGACGGAAATCTACCAGACTGTGCTGATGAGACACGAGAACATTCTTGGATTTATTGCGGCCGACATCAAGGGAACTGGCTCGTGGACGCAGATGTTGCTCATCACTGACTACCATGAGTTGGGAAGCTTGTACGACTACCTTCAGAAACGTGTGCTCAATCCACATATGCTTAAGACTTTAGCCCTATCTCTTGCGTCCGGACTGGCTCATCTCCATACAGAAATTTTTGGCACACCGGGAAAACCAGCCATCGCTCATCGGGACATAAAGAGTAAAAATATTCTCGTCAAACGCAATGGACAATGTGCGATTGCTGATTTTGGCCTCGCGGTTAAATATTCCAGCGAATCAGATGAAATCGAAATTGCCAAGAATACTCGCGTGGGAACGCGTCGCTACATGGCACCAGAAGCGCTGAACGAAACCTTGGACACCACAGTCTTCGAGAGCTTCAAGCAAGCCGACATGTACTCGCTGGGTTTGGTCTTCTGGGAAATGTCCCGTCGCTGCATCAGCACCATCCGCGGAACAAAGAACACAACTTGCGAGGACTACGCTCTGCCGTACCAAGATGTGGTTCCATCTGATCCCAGCTTCGAAGATATGTACGCAGTGGTGTGCGGGAAGGGTGTCCGTCCACCCATTCCACAGCGATGGCAAGACGAAGAAATACTCGTAGTATTGTCCAAGATGATGCAGGAATGCTGGCACCCGAATCCGGCCGTCCGATTGACAGCTCTACGGGTGAAGAAGACCCTCGTCAAGCTGGAGACAGACTGTTCGATTAAGATAGTTTAA
- the LOC134213296 gene encoding bone morphogenetic protein receptor type-1B isoform X4: MMLRRSTLRTAPEARPLQCYCEGHCPGNLQNGTCETRPGGSCFATVQEVTDEETGLTVPEWSHGCMPPEQNGGLLQCKVGVQSPQIHGKSIVCCDTEDFCNKDLLPEYVPKTTTPPPMSNVTGDNIYHTLALFAVAVVCLAGFIAIVIAIYVFYKKREKRKPHCLIDSSCNPNLSPLADLVEQSSGSGSGLPLLVQRTIAKQIQMVHSVGKGRYGEVWLAKWRDERVAVKIFHTTEEASWFRETEIYQTVLMRHENILGFIAADIKGTGSWTQMLLITDYHELGSLYDYLQKRVLNPHMLKTLALSLASGLAHLHTEIFGTPGKPAIAHRDIKSKNILVKRNGQCAIADFGLAVKYSSESDEIEIAKNTRVGTRRYMAPEALNETLDTTVFESFKQADMYSLGLVFWEMSRRCISTIRGTKNTTCEDYALPYQDVVPSDPSFEDMYAVVCGKGVRPPIPQRWQDEEILVVLSKMMQECWHPNPAVRLTALRVKKTLVKLETDCSIKIV, encoded by the exons CACGCCCCCTACAATGTTACTGCGAAGGCCACTGCCCGGGAAATTTACAGAACGGAACCTGCGAGACTCGGCCCGGTGGATCGTGCTTTGCCACAGTGCAGGAAGTAACCGATGAGGAAACGGGCCTAACCGTACCGGAATGGAGCCACGGATGTATGCCGCCGGAGCAGAATGGGGGACTATTGCAG TGCAAAGTCGGTGTCCAATCTCCGCAAATCCACGGCAAATCGATCGTCTGCTGCGACACAGAAGACTTCTGCAACAAAGATCTCCTGCCCGAGTACGTGCCGAAAACAACCACCCCGCCCCCGATGTCCAACGTGACCGGAGACAACATCTATCACACCCTTGCACTGTTTGCAGTCGCCGTGGTTTGTCTGGCGGGTTTTATAGCGATCGTTATCGCCATCTACGTGTTTTACAAAAAGCGCGAGAAGAGGAAACCTCACTGCCTGATTGATTCCTCCTGCAATCCCAACCTGTCGCCGTTGGCCGATTTGGTTGAACAAAGCAGTGGATCCGGATCGGGGCTACCTCTTCTGGTTCAGCGGACCATCGCAAAGCAAATCCAAATGGTACACTCCGTCGGAAAGGGACGATACGGTGAGGTCTGGCTAGCCAAATGGCGTGACGAAAGGGTTGCCGTTAAGATCTTCCACACCACCGAGGAAGCATCCTGGTTCCGGGAGACGGAAATCTACCAGACTGTGCTGATGAGACACGAGAACATTCTTGGATTTATTGCGGCCGACATCAAGGGAACTGGCTCGTGGACGCAGATGTTGCTCATCACTGACTACCATGAGTTGGGAAGCTTGTACGACTACCTTCAGAAACGTGTGCTCAATCCACATATGCTTAAGACTTTAGCCCTATCTCTTGCGTCCGGACTGGCTCATCTCCATACAGAAATTTTTGGCACACCGGGAAAACCAGCCATCGCTCATCGGGACATAAAGAGTAAAAATATTCTCGTCAAACGCAATGGACAATGTGCGATTGCTGATTTTGGCCTCGCGGTTAAATATTCCAGCGAATCAGATGAAATCGAAATTGCCAAGAATACTCGCGTGGGAACGCGTCGCTACATGGCACCAGAAGCGCTGAACGAAACCTTGGACACCACAGTCTTCGAGAGCTTCAAGCAAGCCGACATGTACTCGCTGGGTTTGGTCTTCTGGGAAATGTCCCGTCGCTGCATCAGCACCATCCGCGGAACAAAGAACACAACTTGCGAGGACTACGCTCTGCCGTACCAAGATGTGGTTCCATCTGATCCCAGCTTCGAAGATATGTACGCAGTGGTGTGCGGGAAGGGTGTCCGTCCACCCATTCCACAGCGATGGCAAGACGAAGAAATACTCGTAGTATTGTCCAAGATGATGCAGGAATGCTGGCACCCGAATCCGGCCGTCCGATTGACAGCTCTACGGGTGAAGAAGACCCTCGTCAAGCTGGAGACAGACTGTTCGATTAAGATAGTTTAA
- the LOC134213296 gene encoding bone morphogenetic protein receptor type-1B isoform X3 → MAASSASVGVVILVFILLYSDAVGASDTARPLQCYCEGHCPGNLQNGTCETRPGGSCFATVQEVTDEETGLTVPEWSHGCMPPEQNGGLLQCKVGVQSPQIHGKSIVCCDTEDFCNKDLLPEYVPKTTTPPPMSNVTGDNIYHTLALFAVAVVCLAGFIAIVIAIYVFYKKREKRKPHCLIDSSCNPNLSPLADLVEQSSGSGSGLPLLVQRTIAKQIQMVHSVGKGRYGEVWLAKWRDERVAVKIFHTTEEASWFRETEIYQTVLMRHENILGFIAADIKGTGSWTQMLLITDYHELGSLYDYLQKRVLNPHMLKTLALSLASGLAHLHTEIFGTPGKPAIAHRDIKSKNILVKRNGQCAIADFGLAVKYSSESDEIEIAKNTRVGTRRYMAPEALNETLDTTVFESFKQADMYSLGLVFWEMSRRCISTIRGTKNTTCEDYALPYQDVVPSDPSFEDMYAVVCGKGVRPPIPQRWQDEEILVVLSKMMQECWHPNPAVRLTALRVKKTLVKLETDCSIKIV, encoded by the exons CACGCCCCCTACAATGTTACTGCGAAGGCCACTGCCCGGGAAATTTACAGAACGGAACCTGCGAGACTCGGCCCGGTGGATCGTGCTTTGCCACAGTGCAGGAAGTAACCGATGAGGAAACGGGCCTAACCGTACCGGAATGGAGCCACGGATGTATGCCGCCGGAGCAGAATGGGGGACTATTGCAG TGCAAAGTCGGTGTCCAATCTCCGCAAATCCACGGCAAATCGATCGTCTGCTGCGACACAGAAGACTTCTGCAACAAAGATCTCCTGCCCGAGTACGTGCCGAAAACAACCACCCCGCCCCCGATGTCCAACGTGACCGGAGACAACATCTATCACACCCTTGCACTGTTTGCAGTCGCCGTGGTTTGTCTGGCGGGTTTTATAGCGATCGTTATCGCCATCTACGTGTTTTACAAAAAGCGCGAGAAGAGGAAACCTCACTGCCTGATTGATTCCTCCTGCAATCCCAACCTGTCGCCGTTGGCCGATTTGGTTGAACAAAGCAGTGGATCCGGATCGGGGCTACCTCTTCTGGTTCAGCGGACCATCGCAAAGCAAATCCAAATGGTACACTCCGTCGGAAAGGGACGATACGGTGAGGTCTGGCTAGCCAAATGGCGTGACGAAAGGGTTGCCGTTAAGATCTTCCACACCACCGAGGAAGCATCCTGGTTCCGGGAGACGGAAATCTACCAGACTGTGCTGATGAGACACGAGAACATTCTTGGATTTATTGCGGCCGACATCAAGGGAACTGGCTCGTGGACGCAGATGTTGCTCATCACTGACTACCATGAGTTGGGAAGCTTGTACGACTACCTTCAGAAACGTGTGCTCAATCCACATATGCTTAAGACTTTAGCCCTATCTCTTGCGTCCGGACTGGCTCATCTCCATACAGAAATTTTTGGCACACCGGGAAAACCAGCCATCGCTCATCGGGACATAAAGAGTAAAAATATTCTCGTCAAACGCAATGGACAATGTGCGATTGCTGATTTTGGCCTCGCGGTTAAATATTCCAGCGAATCAGATGAAATCGAAATTGCCAAGAATACTCGCGTGGGAACGCGTCGCTACATGGCACCAGAAGCGCTGAACGAAACCTTGGACACCACAGTCTTCGAGAGCTTCAAGCAAGCCGACATGTACTCGCTGGGTTTGGTCTTCTGGGAAATGTCCCGTCGCTGCATCAGCACCATCCGCGGAACAAAGAACACAACTTGCGAGGACTACGCTCTGCCGTACCAAGATGTGGTTCCATCTGATCCCAGCTTCGAAGATATGTACGCAGTGGTGTGCGGGAAGGGTGTCCGTCCACCCATTCCACAGCGATGGCAAGACGAAGAAATACTCGTAGTATTGTCCAAGATGATGCAGGAATGCTGGCACCCGAATCCGGCCGTCCGATTGACAGCTCTACGGGTGAAGAAGACCCTCGTCAAGCTGGAGACAGACTGTTCGATTAAGATAGTTTAA